One stretch of Halorientalis litorea DNA includes these proteins:
- a CDS encoding conjugal transfer protein: MREYLRVTPTSERLTPERLPQALESLHKLTSTDSAGLADKLNPLHSDTPLRFEFLALSEGKDDPVEFYYGADDHLDTLEKRLRSVYPETFDIDRTEVDIASRLVQPVEFDRETFVEHYESGDLQYEFGPDEQYERGTDADSQAGPADAESVADGGTVGDQSADHFIETEDTVLELAPPDAIPEDEPLTTLAKPTVTSEGTILARPATESVSPLGVRWQGSATRKQDWMTSLSPFTADDEAELPAVDQPGGALASLVDHLMEATAPVAFQVVFQRRESWQSDADLRKEDVIDGRDTLAQEIIGSLFELDDQSESRDRNQLSDAVAKRVAAIEAKNPKRSFTANIRAVGIPSGSDGHDDLDERMQSLVPVFDPLDGPYYQVAAERVRDSGFRAATKERNARAALQRLLDREITTGRGKTRPEFVLSGRELANFVLVPSSEQLTVEGTRGTRAEQQSRNPLPRPHQDLMSEFRDGMAIGYALNDTGEAEDVPTHIPPGLLPTHFGRFGTTGSGKSKALINDMLSLYDNTEGPTILIIPKNDDMAQNYMRAHARRFGMTDLEENVVHFPIPDVLPGFSFFDLEPSMESGRRREDAVQRKADHYEEILKLVMGTDRYERATVAPTLIKTLIKALFDEEYGRENGLYRASTDYFAHRQLEHVVDQLWEAGPPNENIGDAPRSSDEEVTRTIRRQLQLDSNTFANVMGGVGNRLAYISQDTHLRQIFNNTENQFDFRDVLDEDTVILFDLGDLRDDAARIMTGVILTNLDAALKDRKQALPQHSDDYVVNLLVDEAASVVVSDIMNDLLEKGRGFRLSVGLSMQFPEQMEAEGGRKIYLNALNNIGSSLIGKINVDRELARAMAHEEMDPADFANRIRSLPRGEWIASLPSPTFGETGPYPFSLEPLPIPPGHPESESPLTEREEEQFTETLSSMHEDINDEHGVPAEPDTSTTSTPADGHEVLDIASDDLDVAIANVVRSLQLREGCREENGWVAVEAVDDELRRLFDDVDAEPPSYDALADIRERSRYLDTTVDIDADELRIRLTDAGEEVATPDTGGVQAAGGSAHDAALLQIEEELTALGFTVSILAQDGSEKPDARASHPDVSDRFAIEVETTTPENPAKVLTNLRKAQAAGDIPLFVVRPGNDETEWAERVDGILTPPVRTLQNGETRFYTTDSNLTFSGGATEEGGVTAVRPATDDENGTQNIWQRDGDEIVLRDASGTEHIRLESLEKLSKDRVPAIYSYDHAADEYVVYEHGEQHIYETKSAFEDDWIRIKKPFVPEDEFSTPEYSCDSYVIVILADEKSSVVYTDGTTKPLTTLFDHSTAHNESEGDSKNDDENSDRAETDYRAESAPGEDMPGEDSSEQISQTNGSELDHDADDFESFVDVYVTEEEEAELPKDDLYNAYRIWAIRHDKEVQSKAWFSRSLGEFVTHDTSRIRQNETRVNCYTGISLTAAGQQLIE, from the coding sequence ATGCGTGAGTACCTTCGCGTGACGCCAACCTCCGAACGGCTCACTCCGGAGCGTCTGCCGCAGGCACTGGAGAGCCTCCACAAACTGACCTCAACGGACTCGGCAGGGCTAGCTGACAAACTCAACCCGCTACATAGCGACACACCGCTACGCTTCGAATTCCTCGCGCTCAGTGAGGGGAAAGATGACCCCGTCGAATTCTACTACGGTGCCGACGACCATCTGGATACCCTTGAAAAACGGCTCCGGTCGGTCTATCCCGAGACGTTCGACATCGACCGTACCGAGGTCGACATCGCATCCCGACTCGTACAGCCTGTCGAATTCGACCGCGAGACATTCGTCGAGCACTATGAGTCGGGCGACCTCCAGTACGAATTCGGTCCTGACGAGCAATACGAACGTGGCACTGACGCCGATAGTCAAGCGGGGCCAGCAGACGCCGAATCAGTCGCGGATGGAGGAACAGTCGGCGACCAGTCTGCCGACCACTTCATCGAAACCGAAGATACTGTCCTCGAACTCGCCCCACCAGATGCGATTCCCGAGGATGAGCCACTCACGACGCTTGCCAAACCAACGGTAACATCGGAGGGGACGATACTCGCCCGGCCAGCGACCGAATCCGTCTCCCCACTCGGCGTGCGGTGGCAAGGGTCGGCGACTCGGAAGCAGGACTGGATGACCTCACTCTCGCCATTTACTGCCGACGACGAAGCGGAACTCCCAGCCGTCGATCAGCCAGGAGGTGCGCTCGCGTCGCTCGTCGACCACCTGATGGAGGCGACAGCACCAGTAGCGTTCCAAGTCGTCTTCCAACGACGCGAGAGCTGGCAGTCCGATGCCGACCTTCGCAAAGAAGACGTCATCGACGGACGGGACACACTCGCACAGGAGATTATTGGCTCCCTCTTCGAACTCGACGATCAGTCGGAGAGTCGCGATAGAAACCAGCTGAGCGACGCGGTTGCAAAACGTGTTGCGGCAATCGAGGCGAAAAATCCGAAGCGGTCGTTCACCGCGAACATTCGAGCAGTCGGGATTCCATCCGGTAGTGACGGTCACGATGATCTCGATGAGCGAATGCAATCACTTGTTCCGGTATTCGATCCGCTTGACGGGCCGTACTACCAGGTTGCGGCTGAACGGGTACGCGACAGCGGCTTCCGGGCAGCCACGAAAGAACGAAACGCCCGAGCGGCGCTGCAGCGGCTCTTGGATCGTGAGATCACGACCGGCCGTGGGAAGACCCGACCCGAGTTCGTGCTGAGTGGCCGAGAGCTCGCGAATTTCGTACTCGTCCCCTCCTCGGAACAGCTTACTGTCGAGGGGACACGTGGGACGCGTGCGGAACAGCAGAGTCGGAATCCGTTGCCCCGTCCGCACCAGGACCTCATGAGTGAGTTCCGAGACGGGATGGCAATCGGGTATGCTCTCAACGACACCGGCGAGGCCGAAGACGTGCCGACACACATTCCACCCGGACTGCTGCCCACTCATTTCGGCCGATTCGGAACAACCGGCTCTGGGAAGTCGAAAGCCCTCATCAACGACATGCTGTCGCTGTACGACAACACCGAGGGGCCGACGATCCTCATCATCCCGAAGAACGACGATATGGCCCAGAATTACATGCGGGCTCACGCGCGTCGGTTCGGAATGACCGACCTCGAAGAGAACGTCGTCCACTTCCCGATTCCGGACGTCCTCCCCGGGTTCTCGTTTTTCGATCTCGAACCGTCGATGGAGAGCGGACGGCGTCGCGAAGACGCCGTCCAACGGAAGGCCGACCACTACGAAGAGATTCTGAAGCTCGTGATGGGAACCGACCGCTACGAGCGGGCGACTGTGGCCCCGACTCTCATCAAGACACTCATCAAGGCACTGTTCGACGAGGAATACGGCCGTGAAAACGGGCTGTACCGAGCGTCGACGGACTACTTCGCCCACCGACAGCTCGAACACGTCGTCGACCAGCTCTGGGAGGCCGGGCCACCGAACGAGAACATCGGCGACGCCCCACGGTCGAGCGACGAGGAAGTCACCCGGACGATTCGACGGCAGCTCCAGTTAGATTCGAACACCTTCGCGAACGTGATGGGCGGTGTCGGAAACCGTCTCGCCTACATCTCACAGGATACGCACCTGCGGCAGATCTTCAACAATACCGAGAACCAGTTCGACTTTCGGGATGTCCTCGACGAGGATACGGTCATTCTCTTCGACCTCGGCGACCTCCGCGACGACGCCGCCCGGATTATGACCGGTGTGATCCTGACCAATCTCGATGCAGCTCTCAAGGACCGCAAACAGGCCCTCCCCCAGCACTCGGACGACTACGTCGTGAACTTGCTCGTCGACGAGGCAGCATCGGTCGTGGTCTCCGACATCATGAATGATCTCCTCGAGAAAGGCCGGGGATTCCGGCTCTCTGTTGGTCTGTCGATGCAGTTCCCCGAACAGATGGAGGCTGAAGGTGGGCGGAAGATCTACCTGAATGCTCTGAACAACATCGGCAGTTCACTCATCGGGAAAATCAACGTCGACCGGGAACTGGCGCGAGCGATGGCCCACGAAGAGATGGACCCCGCGGATTTCGCCAATCGGATTCGTTCGTTGCCACGAGGGGAGTGGATCGCCAGCCTGCCAAGCCCGACGTTCGGTGAAACGGGGCCGTATCCGTTCAGTCTCGAACCACTCCCGATTCCACCGGGCCACCCCGAGAGCGAATCCCCGCTCACAGAGCGTGAAGAGGAGCAGTTCACTGAGACACTCTCCTCGATGCACGAGGACATCAATGACGAACACGGTGTGCCGGCTGAGCCAGACACTTCAACAACGAGCACACCTGCCGACGGACACGAGGTGCTCGATATCGCGAGCGACGACCTGGACGTCGCGATTGCGAACGTGGTTCGGAGTCTGCAGCTTCGAGAGGGCTGCCGTGAGGAAAACGGCTGGGTGGCCGTCGAAGCAGTTGACGACGAACTCAGACGACTCTTCGACGACGTCGACGCCGAGCCGCCATCGTATGATGCCCTCGCGGACATCCGAGAACGATCACGATACCTCGATACGACCGTCGATATCGACGCCGACGAGCTCCGCATCCGGCTCACTGACGCCGGAGAAGAGGTCGCGACACCCGATACTGGTGGCGTGCAGGCCGCTGGTGGGAGTGCCCACGACGCAGCACTCCTTCAGATCGAAGAAGAGCTCACCGCACTCGGTTTCACCGTCTCGATCCTCGCACAGGATGGCAGCGAGAAACCTGACGCGAGGGCGAGCCACCCCGACGTTTCCGACCGATTCGCCATCGAAGTCGAAACGACGACACCCGAGAATCCCGCGAAAGTGCTCACGAATCTCCGGAAGGCCCAAGCAGCAGGTGATATCCCGCTGTTTGTCGTTCGACCAGGAAACGACGAAACTGAGTGGGCCGAGCGTGTTGACGGCATTCTCACACCTCCCGTCCGTACCCTCCAGAATGGTGAGACACGGTTCTACACGACTGACTCGAATCTCACGTTCAGCGGTGGAGCGACCGAAGAAGGTGGAGTGACGGCCGTGCGACCGGCGACCGACGACGAGAACGGGACCCAGAACATCTGGCAGCGTGATGGCGACGAGATCGTCCTTCGTGATGCCAGCGGGACGGAACATATCCGCCTCGAGTCGCTGGAAAAACTCTCGAAAGATCGTGTTCCGGCCATCTACAGCTACGACCACGCTGCCGACGAGTACGTCGTTTATGAGCACGGTGAACAACACATCTACGAGACGAAATCGGCGTTCGAGGACGACTGGATTCGGATCAAAAAGCCGTTCGTTCCGGAAGACGAGTTCTCCACCCCAGAGTACAGCTGCGACAGCTACGTAATCGTGATTCTTGCCGATGAGAAGTCATCAGTCGTCTACACGGACGGGACAACGAAACCTCTCACAACCCTATTTGATCACTCAACCGCCCACAATGAATCAGAGGGGGACTCCAAAAACGACGACGAAAATAGTGACCGGGCGGAGACTGACTATCGG
- a CDS encoding VirB4 family type IV secretion system protein: MRNVTLQTGGGALGSVAGWLQNLTPAESAVLALAVGLGLGVGSKYLWDRFTADDEPDVDFTDVLDEETLEEGEAERKLLDDISESHKTVTAPGAVEWETRAARVGEQWTTTLYIANYADYPNDGYLSDLFEMTDVQFDLTAHITPKNQERARNELQDIADDLQVDADLEQSIRSAYLQERANEAAATYKAVENGANVFDQGMFITVRADEKDDLRDAVQTVKSALRDDPANLTPKTAICRQDLALQSAAPIGDNEFGRTSIALGGAVGALLSSPHNATILEEGGVEFGIHKDNQSPVVIDPFARDNGYAMFTVGDTGSGKSFSSKQNFIRSIEQSKDRIGIILEPLNNWAGVAEALDAKRITVGGTLGLNPLEIRETPEHVQRAMGEDASPFNEKLDDAMSFLTNFFALRGISLGDRRTTLELGLKRAYKRNDITDDISTHGNPSPTIRDMMDVFEDMVNDPEEFVVRSDEEAGKIKEDATWLLDQLRPFEDDGRHANLGQESDFDIRDEKVIYLDLAQQEGSVDSSTALTMQLLISLVYERAKVSEKEVVFYIDEARYIMQDAASLAFLETVFRHHRHHDLSIRLVTQTVDEFFEHAESEAILDQCAVKQFHRLDGMDDEWADEFGLNYAQMRFVQDAVPGNEDAGFSEALVGVDGEWRGIQVKAMPKEKQVIDFEPTEQRRSSLPGTGEDAVDADVQAFQDDIESRATDNGQRPPEQTPAETDGGAAGGDEDA; encoded by the coding sequence ATGCGTAACGTGACCCTCCAGACCGGTGGTGGCGCGCTTGGCTCCGTCGCCGGGTGGCTCCAGAACCTGACACCAGCAGAGAGTGCAGTACTAGCCCTTGCAGTGGGTCTCGGCCTTGGCGTCGGCAGTAAGTACCTCTGGGACCGCTTCACTGCGGATGATGAACCAGACGTGGACTTCACCGATGTCCTCGACGAGGAGACACTCGAAGAAGGCGAGGCTGAACGCAAGCTCCTCGACGACATCTCCGAGTCGCACAAGACCGTCACCGCGCCCGGAGCTGTCGAGTGGGAAACGCGAGCCGCACGGGTCGGCGAGCAGTGGACGACGACACTGTACATCGCTAACTATGCCGACTACCCCAACGACGGGTATCTGAGCGACCTCTTCGAGATGACCGACGTCCAGTTCGATCTGACGGCCCACATCACGCCGAAAAATCAGGAGCGGGCCCGGAACGAACTGCAAGACATCGCGGACGACCTCCAGGTCGATGCTGACCTGGAACAGAGTATCCGGAGCGCGTATCTCCAAGAGCGCGCCAACGAGGCCGCAGCGACGTACAAGGCCGTCGAGAACGGCGCGAACGTTTTCGACCAGGGGATGTTCATCACTGTGCGGGCCGACGAGAAGGACGACCTCAGAGACGCCGTCCAGACGGTCAAGAGTGCGCTCCGCGACGACCCGGCGAACCTCACGCCGAAGACCGCAATTTGTCGGCAGGACCTCGCCCTCCAGTCCGCCGCGCCCATCGGCGACAACGAATTCGGGCGGACATCAATCGCACTCGGCGGGGCCGTCGGCGCGTTGCTCTCCTCGCCGCACAACGCGACGATCCTCGAGGAGGGCGGTGTCGAGTTCGGGATTCACAAGGACAACCAGAGCCCCGTGGTCATCGACCCGTTCGCCCGGGACAACGGGTACGCGATGTTCACCGTCGGCGACACGGGGTCGGGGAAGTCGTTCAGTTCGAAGCAGAACTTCATCCGTTCCATCGAGCAGAGCAAGGACCGCATCGGCATCATCCTCGAGCCGTTGAACAACTGGGCAGGAGTCGCCGAAGCGCTCGATGCCAAACGCATCACGGTCGGCGGGACACTCGGGCTGAATCCCTTGGAGATCCGCGAGACACCCGAGCACGTCCAGCGGGCGATGGGTGAGGACGCGAGCCCGTTCAACGAGAAGCTCGACGACGCGATGAGCTTCCTTACCAACTTCTTCGCGCTCCGCGGGATCTCGCTGGGTGACCGCCGGACGACACTGGAACTGGGTCTCAAGCGAGCGTACAAGCGTAACGACATCACCGACGACATCTCGACGCACGGCAACCCGAGTCCGACCATCCGGGACATGATGGACGTCTTCGAGGACATGGTCAACGATCCCGAGGAGTTCGTTGTCCGATCCGACGAGGAAGCCGGGAAGATCAAGGAGGATGCGACGTGGCTGCTCGATCAACTCCGCCCCTTCGAGGACGACGGTCGCCACGCCAACCTCGGCCAAGAATCGGACTTCGACATCCGGGACGAGAAGGTCATCTATCTCGACCTCGCCCAACAGGAGGGGAGCGTCGACAGCAGTACGGCGCTGACCATGCAACTGCTCATCTCGCTGGTCTACGAGCGCGCGAAAGTCTCGGAGAAGGAGGTCGTGTTCTACATCGACGAGGCGCGCTACATCATGCAGGACGCCGCGAGTCTGGCGTTCCTCGAAACAGTGTTCCGGCACCACCGCCACCACGACCTCTCGATCCGGCTGGTCACCCAGACCGTCGACGAGTTCTTCGAGCACGCCGAGAGTGAGGCCATTCTCGACCAGTGTGCGGTCAAGCAGTTCCACCGCCTCGACGGGATGGATGATGAGTGGGCCGACGAGTTCGGGCTGAACTACGCGCAGATGCGGTTCGTCCAGGACGCCGTGCCCGGCAACGAGGACGCCGGCTTCTCCGAGGCCCTCGTGGGCGTCGACGGCGAGTGGCGCGGCATCCAGGTCAAAGCGATGCCCAAAGAGAAGCAAGTCATCGACTTCGAGCCAACCGAGCAACGGCGATCCTCGCTCCCTGGTACTGGCGAGGATGCTGTAGACGCGGACGTGCAGGCGTTCCAAGACGATATTGAAAGCCGAGCGACCGATAACGGACAACGCCCACCTGAGCAGACGCCAGCAGAGACTGATGGTGGCGCAGCGGGAGGTGACGAGGATGCGTGA
- the xseB gene encoding exodeoxyribonuclease VII small subunit, with protein MANDQEIHDRLTRVEEIIEQLDADECDLDEGTRLHEEGQERLAEVREILDNGRGEVVELE; from the coding sequence GTGGCAAACGACCAAGAGATCCACGACCGGCTGACCCGTGTCGAAGAAATCATTGAGCAGCTCGATGCGGATGAGTGTGATCTCGATGAAGGGACAAGGCTCCACGAGGAGGGTCAGGAACGCTTGGCCGAGGTGCGAGAAATCCTTGACAACGGGCGTGGAGAGGTCGTGGAACTCGAGTAG
- the xseA gene encoding exodeoxyribonuclease VII large subunit, with protein MADAPDAERQAAEPDAGEVLSVSQLNDRIASVVQDTPALNSVRCIGEVTDLHKNSTALYFTLTDGDAELPCMIWANRYRKMDADLEDGTEVILEGDIDYWTEGGKIDLKPWEVIVVGDGDQAAAVERLRSELEERGWFDDEQKQRPPAFPERVGVVTSLRGDARYDIQNAIHEQDPTVDILVKDATVQGSEAPTSIANGIHHLDRSEEVDSIIVGRGGGSDSNLQAFNTEQVAEAIFTANTPIVTAIGHTDDRLIADQVADVATITPTAAGEYIVNSREEFLAGEVKPLAQQLDAAYETFQQEHEHKRELAEAVDEAAVPEGLPPVYYKAAIAVLLLLLLAITGLWLGVI; from the coding sequence ATGGCGGACGCACCGGATGCTGAACGGCAGGCAGCCGAGCCCGATGCAGGAGAGGTCCTTAGCGTGTCACAGCTGAACGACCGGATTGCGTCGGTCGTCCAGGACACGCCTGCCCTCAATAGCGTCCGCTGTATCGGCGAAGTCACCGATCTCCACAAAAACAGTACGGCGCTCTACTTCACGCTCACTGACGGCGACGCCGAGCTCCCCTGTATGATCTGGGCGAACCGCTATCGGAAGATGGATGCTGACCTCGAGGACGGAACTGAGGTCATCCTCGAAGGCGATATCGACTACTGGACTGAGGGTGGGAAAATCGATCTCAAGCCGTGGGAGGTGATTGTCGTCGGCGACGGCGACCAAGCGGCCGCAGTCGAGCGACTGCGAAGCGAACTCGAAGAGCGTGGCTGGTTCGACGACGAGCAGAAACAGCGCCCGCCAGCGTTCCCAGAGCGGGTTGGGGTCGTAACCTCCCTCCGTGGCGATGCCCGGTATGACATCCAGAACGCGATCCACGAACAGGACCCTACCGTCGACATCCTGGTGAAGGACGCCACCGTCCAAGGGTCGGAGGCGCCCACGTCTATCGCGAATGGCATCCACCATCTGGACCGTTCCGAAGAGGTCGACTCGATCATCGTCGGCCGTGGCGGCGGGAGTGATTCGAACCTCCAGGCGTTCAACACCGAGCAGGTCGCGGAAGCTATCTTCACCGCAAACACCCCGATCGTCACGGCGATCGGGCATACTGACGACCGGTTAATCGCCGATCAGGTCGCGGATGTGGCAACGATCACGCCGACGGCCGCCGGCGAGTATATCGTGAATTCCCGCGAGGAGTTCTTGGCGGGCGAAGTCAAGCCGCTGGCACAGCAACTCGACGCCGCGTACGAGACCTTCCAGCAAGAGCACGAACATAAACGGGAGCTTGCCGAAGCAGTCGACGAGGCGGCCGTACCCGAGGGCCTCCCGCCGGTCTACTACAAGGCCGCAATCGCTGTGCTGTTGTTGCTGTTGTTGGCTATCACTGGGCTTTGGTTGGGGGTGATCTGA
- a CDS encoding McrB family protein — MVNLVSVGEFNLDEGALHAAVDTYLDFKSTDEDQRNWTREVLNSGHSWLNQRDLTTDTVSEYTSELREATGDDHPILSEEDFDDLEAKVADDAGNFVEDLVALFEDESSLEDRIERFRTNQDIDPTVISALLATSDPDQYVLYDEKGFETLIRYFTGLHSPDLGDLSVGKRYELYRDYCATIQTDVLSEKLADATLQDAQEFVGTVTHSAECRYNFILRYLFRHTSRLEEFEDETSVFLDEIRTLPQAFLRDQLEAYEGRQKIAKIRYDVLDAILDGESVDIDEIAARENANHEKNIMNSWDDYKILAQIYYNYAKDRVESYIEDLLDYLRNEIDADQLSTHYVTYQGATNIPSTRSWAVLYPSVLGDHKSAYQLYIYFYPNEIEYGIDNGSDVPRKEYDDESFESEDEISIQSVVEAYRERLDTFWRWNEELIEEPDSAEYDELPWFETVEKHLQRKKQIVFHGPPGTGKTYGALNFAKWWIDRGLDEQDHFDDAVEDRLRMVTFHPTFSYEDFIEGITAKTRDGDLVYEPEAGVFKEMAEDAVEAYEDADSKADAPRYILIIDEVNRGNIPKIFGETITLIENDKRLGEPNEMRDELPHSEDRLVVPPNLYIIGTMNTADRSIALVDAAIRRRFRFRHFPPNYEVLYDELGFDGEQDVKTKASVEEGEDLGALSILALSAINERIRDSGNLGKGKQVGHSYLIGGTTDERLVESWKNEILPLLDEYYFGDMERLKEHIFDGGGESLFNWKEQRIADFDSDALRAALSELVGEDGEVE; from the coding sequence ATGGTTAATCTGGTTTCAGTAGGGGAATTCAATCTCGACGAAGGGGCCCTCCACGCGGCTGTCGATACGTACCTCGATTTCAAATCGACTGATGAGGACCAGAGAAATTGGACCCGAGAGGTTCTGAATAGCGGCCATTCGTGGCTCAATCAACGGGACCTGACTACGGACACGGTATCGGAATATACGTCAGAACTGAGAGAAGCAACGGGAGATGATCACCCAATTCTGTCTGAGGAAGACTTCGACGACCTGGAAGCGAAGGTAGCTGACGACGCTGGAAATTTCGTCGAGGACCTGGTAGCGCTATTCGAAGATGAGAGTTCACTCGAAGATCGCATCGAGCGATTCAGGACGAATCAAGATATAGATCCCACGGTCATTAGTGCTCTCTTGGCGACTTCCGACCCCGACCAATATGTACTATACGACGAGAAAGGCTTTGAGACGCTCATTCGTTACTTCACTGGGTTGCACAGTCCCGATCTCGGCGATCTCTCTGTCGGGAAAAGATACGAACTCTATCGGGACTACTGTGCAACAATCCAGACGGACGTTTTGAGCGAGAAACTCGCTGACGCCACGCTCCAAGACGCTCAAGAGTTCGTAGGTACTGTAACGCACTCGGCGGAATGTAGATACAATTTCATTCTCAGATACCTCTTCAGACACACTAGCCGGTTAGAGGAGTTCGAGGACGAAACCTCTGTGTTCCTCGACGAAATTCGCACGCTACCACAGGCATTTCTCAGAGATCAGCTTGAGGCGTACGAAGGACGCCAGAAAATAGCCAAAATCCGGTACGATGTGCTCGATGCCATCCTTGACGGTGAATCCGTAGATATCGACGAAATCGCCGCACGAGAGAACGCAAACCACGAGAAGAACATTATGAACTCGTGGGACGACTACAAGATCCTCGCTCAGATTTACTACAACTATGCCAAAGACCGTGTAGAGTCGTATATCGAGGATTTGCTCGATTATCTACGAAACGAGATAGACGCTGACCAACTGTCTACTCACTACGTCACCTACCAAGGCGCAACCAACATCCCGAGTACTCGCTCGTGGGCTGTTCTGTATCCGAGCGTTCTCGGAGATCACAAATCGGCATATCAACTGTACATCTATTTCTATCCCAACGAGATTGAATACGGGATCGATAACGGGAGCGACGTCCCTCGAAAGGAATACGATGACGAGTCGTTCGAGTCTGAAGACGAAATATCGATCCAGAGCGTGGTCGAAGCGTACAGAGAACGGCTGGACACGTTCTGGAGGTGGAACGAAGAACTGATCGAAGAACCGGACTCCGCAGAGTACGACGAGTTACCGTGGTTCGAGACCGTCGAAAAACATCTCCAGCGCAAGAAACAGATCGTTTTCCACGGCCCACCAGGAACCGGGAAGACCTATGGAGCGCTCAACTTCGCCAAGTGGTGGATAGACAGGGGGCTGGACGAGCAAGACCACTTCGACGACGCTGTCGAGGACCGCCTTCGGATGGTAACGTTCCATCCGACGTTTTCGTATGAAGACTTCATTGAGGGGATAACGGCGAAGACCCGTGACGGCGACCTCGTGTACGAACCCGAGGCTGGCGTGTTCAAAGAGATGGCTGAGGACGCCGTCGAGGCCTACGAAGACGCCGACTCGAAAGCAGATGCCCCCAGATACATCCTCATCATCGACGAAGTGAACCGGGGAAACATCCCGAAGATCTTCGGTGAGACGATCACCCTCATCGAGAACGACAAGCGACTCGGTGAGCCGAACGAGATGAGAGACGAGCTGCCACATTCAGAGGACCGGCTCGTAGTGCCCCCGAACCTCTACATCATCGGGACGATGAACACGGCCGATCGGTCAATCGCCCTTGTCGATGCCGCGATACGTCGGCGATTCCGATTTCGACACTTCCCGCCGAACTACGAAGTTCTCTACGACGAACTTGGCTTCGATGGTGAACAGGACGTCAAAACCAAGGCGTCAGTCGAGGAGGGAGAGGACCTCGGTGCTCTTTCCATTCTCGCACTCAGTGCTATCAACGAACGTATTCGGGACAGTGGGAACCTCGGGAAAGGCAAACAGGTCGGTCACTCCTACCTCATCGGTGGGACGACGGACGAGCGCCTCGTAGAGTCCTGGAAGAACGAGATACTCCCTCTGCTCGATGAGTACTACTTTGGAGACATGGAGCGGCTTAAAGAGCACATATTCGATGGCGGGGGTGAGAGCCTCTTCAACTGGAAGGAACAGCGGATCGCCGATTTCGATTCCGACGCTCTCCGTGCCGCGCTTTCCGAACTCGTTGGCGAGGATGGTGAAGTGGAGTGA